In the genome of Abyssalbus ytuae, the window TTGAAGTTGACGGAGTAGAGTATCCTTTGGTAAAACTTGAGATTTCAAGAACTTCTCATCCGTATTATACAGGTAAGTCTAAATTGGTGGATACTGCCGGACGTATTGATAAGTTCAAAAATAAATATTCAAAATTTAAAAAATAATTATAGGTTTTATAAAAAGGAAACCTTCTGTCTTGCAGAAGGTTTTTTTATGCCTTTTATTTTCAGGGAAATTGAAATTGTTACATTATTTGTAAGTGACCTGCATAAATAAATTACTACTTTTTTTTAACAAGGGGAAAATGCCCTGTAAACCGTTTGCTGAAAAATA includes:
- a CDS encoding type B 50S ribosomal protein L31, with protein sequence MKNGIHPENYRLVAFKDMSNEDVFITKSTVEAKETIEVDGVEYPLVKLEISRTSHPYYTGKSKLVDTAGRIDKFKNKYSKFKK